CGAGATATAGATGTGGCCTTTGTTGTTGAATCTTCAGCTGCCCCTGTTATTTTGATTCGGATATTGACAACGattaattgaattttgaaaatgttaATGAAGCAACGCTGCATTTCTGCTAAACCTgacgttttatttttattataggAATATTAACCTCATTTCGTCTTCGGCTTGGTCTAAGTTGCATAGATTATTTCTTTGCTCCTTGCATTGATCATTTCTGTGCATTTGGCATAGATTTGACACAAGTACCTAAGCTTTTTATCGATGACCACggcatacaattttttttctatggcTGACTCTTTTTGAATAACCATAgattcaattctttttttgcCTCTCAAATGTTATAGACAAGTTATTTGCTCGTTAACCAGATTTGACGTACCTATTAAGTACCTAATGAAAAACTTAAACTGTTAGCTATACCGTTTAAATTGTGCCAAATAAATGTTGATGCTCTCGACATGTTCATAGTTCGTTAGTTGTCAACATAGAGCGGATTAGTACCTATGCTCATAATCTTCCATGTTAATGGATGTGTGTTTTTCCCGGTAGATCGAATTCAATCGCATGAAGGTCTGCTCTAATAATAGTCGAGAATGTTTCGATAGTCTTTGGTGCAGATACGAAATCAGTGAACGTATAAAGAAGGAGTTCATATTTCACGGGCAATTTACGAAATGAATAACCTACCTGTTCCGTCAAACATATATACGAATCGGAAGAAAGTGAGGCCGTGGCTCGATGCGTtaatgaatttttatgacaTCGAAAATTTGTCGATTTTATAGATGGGAAGAAGTGTATAATTACAGAAATAAATCATTCGAATGTGATAAATTTACCTAATTATCTATGAGATATGTCAGAAAATGTGCATAGAAATTATCTCGTACTATAGAACATAGACACTTGAGTCACCGAATATTCTCTATTACTCGAATATTTTTGGGTGTGTTCGAATCGTTCTAAAAAGGAGATTTCCAATAGATTTTTCGTCCGTTTTCTCTGAAAACGGCGGCGGCGGCGGCAGGAATCGAGTAGGCGTCGGCGATCCTACAGATGTCGCGGTCATCTCGGTTCGGCCGTTGGCGACTTTTTTGTCCTCTTCGCCTTGGATCGGTTGTTTCTCGACACGCAGGAATTCGAATTTAGAATTCTCGGAAAGGCGGACTGACCAACAACGATTATATTTAAGTTGCGGCGGGATCGTGTATGAGGTAATGCGGCCCGAGGGCACTCGATGATACCGAAGAAATTCGGTAGACGAGATACATCCAACGGCCTTGGAGGAGTTTGAAACAAAACCCGAACGATCGATccatagaaaaatttcattctagATCATAATTATATTCTATGATCCATAAAATCCAACCTGTTATGTTGGTAACATTTATGGCTATCGGAACATAGACTACATGACTCGATCACGGACATAGGAAAATAAAAGTGAGCGAACGATTTTAGAATAATATCGATTTTTACTGAATTGAAGAACAGTCGCGCGAAAACTTGGATTTTAACCAGGGTGACGGCCATTACGGAACCCACGCGCGTTCCGTGGGCAGATCAGGGACCATAATTCAGCCGGAATTTATTATGCGTTCGCCCCCGTTCAAAATACGTTCCTATACGCGAATCCCACGGACGTGCATGGAGCGAACGCGCAGCGTCATCCAGAAATAAAGCGCCCGATCAAAGTCTATCTATCAGAGTAAGGATAGAGCTCTCTTGTATATATCTGGAGAATCTTAGTATTCTGGTTTTTACCCAATTCATCAAATgcatataaataaaataattggaGAAAAGGAGTAGGAAGTTTTCGGCTCTTATGatgtaataattttaatttGACGAGATCATCTCGTTAGTGCTATCCTACGTATATTCTCATTTATCTAGCGGTTCAAGATCTGAGTCGTCTTATTGACGTTTTCTAATGAAGAATCTATGATTTTTCATGATCTTCTTCATGGGATTCtatgatttcaatcatagaatATGTCATTACATACAGATGTCATTTTCAAGTTCAccatatttttcttaataaaatTCGATCATCGCATTCTTCGAAATCGAATGAATCTGGTTCGATGAACTTTTGGGAACGTTCTAAGCACGAATGATAAGTCCTATCATCAACTCTGGTCGTTCATCCGGTCGAAAAGAGCACTTGAACATCTACGTCGGTCGTAAGACACGCAAAATTTAACATGGACACagtaaataattaaatttttgtatCGTCACGGTTAAAAATGACATTATGCGTATAGTTGTATCGGAACAGAGAGAAAACCACTGAATAATATGGTTCTATGCTCAACCACAAAATATCCAACGTATCATTCAATCCGCGGAAATGAAATTCGTACAATACCGATGGTTCATCGATAAACTCGACTTCGATCTTCTCGAAAAGGCCGTCGTGCAGTATATTTGATACTTGTAAGGTTCGAAAAGATTGAAATTGAAACCGGTTTTCCGAACGACTCGGTTATCAGTATTTCTGAGACGGAAAATCACACGCGACCGAAAATACTATTCCATTAGCGGTTTATTATTGTCCTTTTTCCTCGATTTTTAACATTAGGAATCGGATTTCACCCAAGGCTATCTAACCATAGAATAATCGCTATTAATAGATCTAGTAATTTTACCTATGATCTATGGTTCTATGAACACTCTCTAATAAAATAATTCATTGTATTTATTCACATATTTGTTTGTTTCAGGAGACTAGTCAAGAGTTATCAACCcaaaaagaaagaagaagatGAATATCATCAGTAAGTCTTCGATGTTGAAGTAATTTATTCATTCACGATCATAGATTGGGGAATCGTGgataaattataatatttctATGGTCCCCTTAGGTCGATGTTCGGTGAACCGTCATCGAATTAAAGTATTAAAGAGCAACTCAAACCCAACCTAGAATTTGCGATAGTCGACAACGGGGTAGCTTTAAAATTTACATATTGCATCCATCATCAATCGCACTTGACTTGGAATTTCTTATACGAGCCTGGTACCCCCTCGTTCTCGTTCTAGAAATACAAACACGACATCAACTGCGGACGGcggaataattatttcattcattcattcggaCCAATGAAGGTTTTATTGTTTGACCCTCCTGAACTGAAAGTTTGTTCGACCGCACTCtgaaattctttaaataaacGATCCGGTCGCGTCGCGATCGAGAGCCGTCGATTTATGGACTCCGAAAAAACGGAGGTTACTTTGGAAGATTAAAAAGGTTCCTTGAATTCACCGATGGCTCGTCTGATCTATGGCTGACGTTGATTAAAGAGGAAATTAAATGTAGGATAATTACGGTATCAAGTTCGAATTGGGCATTGTGAGAGTTTGCGAATAAAATGTGTTAATGCATGTTCTAAGCTAGGGCATATTCGAGAGATAAATTGGGTTATGTTTTCAAAACCCACCATAGAGTTgagaagaattgaacaattaagtttttttttaatttgtccTAACCTTTAATGATCGCCTGTACCAACACTTTCATTTCTTTCAGGTACACGTCTTGTCGAGCGTTCAAAATCTTGACGGACGAGGTGAACGACTTGGCTGGTCAACACGAGGTGATAGCAGAGGATTTACAGTCGAAAGTGATCAAAGAACTGAACGCGTTAGTGAAAGATTTGAGAGAGGAAAGGAAGGTAATATTTCGATTTGTATCCGAAAGTTAAGCTCGAATTTCCACGAAAGATACTGATGTTTCAAGGTTATGCCAATTTTCTGACGTCTGTCAATTCTGGCATAACCTTCTAGAGAAAACCATAGAATTTCGACATCATCATTGTTTCGAAAAAACTCTAATCTAATATCGAAGAATTTTGGTAGCAGCATGTATTCGATCAGTACTAAACTAAATGTCTATGTGAATTTTTGAAGAACCATGTCTATTTTCAGAAACAACTTCAAGAGGGACAGAGGCTCACCCAGATCCTCCAAGCCCAACTGGACACCCTACAAAGATCGAAGAAAGCCTACGACAAAGCATTTCGCGATGCAGAGAAAGCGTTGGACAATTTCCAAAAGGCGGATGCGGACTTGAACCTGTCCAGGGCCGAGGTACTTCCTTGAAACACCCATCGAAAATtataaactaaaaaaaaaaaaaccgttttgCTCCTCAGGTGGAAAAACAGAGAACCAATTACCAATACAAGACTCAAATATGTGATACAACCAAGAACGAATACGCTCAACAGTTGCAGAGGACGAACGAGCTGCAGAGGCAGCACTATAGGTCGGGGCTGCCAGAGGTGTTCAGACATCTGCAAGAGTTGGACGAGAAACGGatcaaaaacataaaaaactTTATTTATAGTTCggtgaaaattgaaagaaacgTGTTTCCTATAATAAATAAGTGCTTAGACGGTATACTGAAGGCAGGTGATATTATTAACGAGAAAGAGGTGAGTGGCAGGCTAACTAATCCCCATATCATGTGACGAAACCATCGGTGGCTGTCAATTTAACGTCAAAATACGATAATCGAAATTCTAACTTCAAGTTATACGCCGATGACAACCGATCATGAGTGACTGGGctttaaattgttttttattaGTTTATGCGAAGAGTGCCATTGATATATTGTTTGTTGTTACAGGACAGCAAAATGGTAATAGAAAGATACAAATCGGGTTTCGAACCTCCCGAAGATATACCGTTCGAGGATTTATCCAAGAACGGCAGTGATTCAGGTAGTACACACATTGTAAATAATATCCAGCCTACCAGTAAGATCAAAGATGGTGTCTATACGGTCAAAGGAACCATTTCGGGAAAAGCGATCAGAAAACGGGCTGGAATCTTCCAGATTTTCGGCAATAGAGGGGTGAGTAATTTAAATCAATCACATATTATAACGATAAAAAATTTTGGTCATATTCAACTTCaatgttttcaaaaaatatctgAGAAATTCAATTGTACTGCGATATTTTTAACTAATTTGTGTTCTCTGTACCTATTTCGCTGACGATGATGGTACGACTTGGTCGACATTAACTTACCTTAATAAAATCTTTAGTAAGTATTCCGACTCCCACTTAGCATGACTTCAGTGTAACTCGATTATCTCTTGGGTTCAAATTCTAATACTGGCGTTTTTTTgttccttttttttattttgtgggATGTATTAACAAATCCACTCTTCGTCTcttgttatttttgttttgggCCACTACTCTGAATTATAATCGCTTGATctaaaaagtgaaaaatataaatgatgaaggaataaataataaaaaaaagaatgaaatttaatttagCTGAAGGATGTTCAAAATTGTGGGATGTATTTTGAGGTAACGATAAACTTACGATAATATAAACAATTTTAAAGACTAAACTTTCCTTTCCTTTATTCGACACAAGACATTTTTTTCACAGATGCAACTTAGCTTTTGTAGTTTCTGAGGCAGAATATATTTCCAACTTTataattcaatttgaaaaaaaaaatgtttttatgtcGCTTTTTCAAGCATTAACGCTTTAATGATTTTTTTCCGAAAAAGCATGTGTTAATGcatttatttttcatgcaaacaGAAGCTTACAGAAGTCTGTATGGCAATTAAGGTATGTGCTTCTTCAAGGCTTAATTTTTACACCctcttttatatatttttttttgtaaaaacttTATCATTggcgaaatattttttttctaaagCACTGCTACATcttcgttttatttttgttgtttattttACTCGTATCGTTGTTTACAACGAGATATTCATGTGTCCGTTGTACGTAGCACGCTGCAATTTCCGATGGAAAGGACGATATGAGCGACCTGCCACCTAACCAAAGGCGGAAAAAGTTGGCGCAGAAGATTGAGGAACTGAAGGCCAAAGTGGCCCAAGAATCGGCCGCCAGAGACGGTCTGATGAAGATGAAGAGCGTCTACGAGGCCAATCCGGCCCTGGGAGACCCAATGACGGTCGAAGGTTGGTCATCCTCACGATTTCCATCGATCTTAACGCGAATTGATCGTTTACCTACTTTCAGGCCAATTGAACGAGAGCAGTCATCGATTGGAGAAGCTCCAGGTGGAACTGAAGAGGTTCCAAGGCTATCTTGACGAGGCGCTCAAGAATCAGAACAGCTCCAGCAACTCGGCCAACAATTCTCCCAGACTCATCAACGGCTCGAGGCACCATCGGAACTCTGGCGGTAGCGCGGCCGAGGAGGAGTCTCTCAGTCGGTCCGCCAGCGACAGCAGCGTCACCAATCCCACCGTCAACCACAACAAACAGTCGATGCCTGGTACTCCTCAACTTAACAATCACGGGTGGGTGTAGGCCTCGATTTTTTTCGATAATGCTTGTGGTATATTTTGAACGAGTGGTAAAAATAAAGAAAGTAACAAGAACTCAAAGAAATCAGTCGTCTAGTTGGCTATGAAATATTGACAACTGACTTTTGTCTTATCGTACTTGATAAATTAACACCTGTCATCTGAATAATCTTACATAAACTCACTTCGGTATTTGGTGTTCgataaattaaatgataaatttTCTCCTTTCCACCGTAATTACATAACTATTTTATTCTTAGGCTCTTAACTGACCTTAAACATGATTGCTTCTTTAATTCATAAGTTATTCAACCTTGCTTGATATAGTTGTTCAAACAGTCCTGAGAGTGGCTTGGGGACGTCTCATACTTCCTTACCAGGCGTAGATTCGGATCAGGATCAGTATGATGGACATCCTGTTGATCCGGAGAGCGAATACTACGAGGCTGACCTACTACCTGCCATCGGAACCTGCAGAGCTCTGTATCCGTTTGATGGTAAGTCTTCAATTGAATCTCGTGGAACCATATTTTCCTTTCAAATAAAAACACAACAAAACGTTACAATGCTGAACAAGATACGAAcaaattttaataattcaatctTATGTGCTTCTAACCAAATTTAATCATTCTATGTACCTCACCATAGATTTTATCATTTCTGTGGTGCGGAGTATAGAATTATTTTCCATTGTGAGTTGCatagaaataattatttattcgGTGGAGCGCATAGAGATAATTAACTCTATGCTCTTCTCCATAGCAACAAATATTTCTATGCACCTTAAATATGGCCGCTGTCATAAATTGTTAGTCGTTTTCGATTTATGACTAATATTCTGCTCAGTCTGATTGATCCCGATGGAAAAACTGCgtatcttgaatattttcagaaagaAGAAGACCCCTAACGAGGAATATCGCAATTTCCTCGCGAAGAAATTATCCATGATATGGATAATGGGGCCCAAAAGCTGCGGGAACGTTGTGATATCCTCAATGCTCGCGGAAAGTAGTAATTTTCAGCTAATCGACGTAGGTAAACTGCTCTTGTTGTACTCCCTGAGGGGAGATTCCTTCCCCAAAGCTTCAGTGGTGAGCAAGTGCTTGGAGAAAGAAAAATTGGTGCCCGACGATATTGTAATCCAAATTTTGAAAGAGGAAATACTTCTGACTTACGAAAGTGTAGAGGGTTTTATAATTTCGGGATTTCCGAGGAAATTTTCACAAGTGAAGTTGTTCGTAGAGAGAATATGCGCCGTGAACGTTATAATtcatataaatttgaaattggACGCCTTTCTCACCCGTTTACTGTTCAACGATAGCAAAATAGATTTGAACAAAGCGCGAATTAAATTTATCGAGTATAATAAGAAACTGAAGTCGATTAAGAAGAAGTACGAGGATAAAATAATCGACGTAAAGTGTATATTTCCGAAAGAGGATGCGGTTAATCGTTTGTTGGAGATTTTAGAAGATGATTTCGGGTATAAATTCAAACGTTTGTATACGAAATAAATGTTAAATTAAAATATGAAGGCtgtttcattcattcataataaatgccGATGATAATTATAATGGTAAGTTCTTTTTCTATTATATTATAGCTACCAGTGAAGGCAGCATACCGATGGCTCCCGATGAACTTTTACACCTAATTGAGATGGACCAGGGAGACGGATGGACAAGGGTGAGAAGGATGAATGGAGAGTGTGATGAAGGATTTGTGCCAACTTCTTATATAGAAACCACGTTGCACGATACTTAGTTCTTAGAATCCCCGCAAAGTTATCTCTTTCAACTTTGAGGTGAAACTCTGAAGAACGTGATGATACCGTCTTGGGGTATGTGACGGGGAAAACTAAAAGGAATATTTCGATCTTATAATTACTTACATTGGATCAACAAAGTCCTGTTTTCATTACGGttgttttatttcaatcatttttcaaatattatttattgTAAAAATAAGTTTTCAATATCGGAGTTTTAATGTGTCCATGTTTTTTCGCTCCAATACTTAATTTTAATACAATAAAACCATCTTATTCAGCGAGTTTTTCTCACTAGTTTCGGTATTGACCAGAAATTGTGTGTTTTCGTTTCCCCCTTCCAAACTCGATTAATTGTAatggaatttcgaaaaataaaaaatattcggaATATATTTTTGTATGTCATATTTGCTCATGGTAGTTGGAAAGGGGATGAGTCATGGTATCCTCGATTTTTCAGAGTCTTAACCGTTGTAAGAGTATTTATATATATCAGAATATTATAAATTTGGAAAACTTGATTCAACTAATGGATATTGCTTCTTGCAATATAATCTTTTCGCTTAGCACAATTGTTTATTTAAATCGAATGAATCCATAAACATATATTATGTTGATGTTTATTTTAGGGCTTAATTGTATATTTAATTAAGTGTAAGTTTGTATTGTGTATATACGCTCATCACTAACATAAGGCTCATTGTAATAGGtaataaatattcatttattctttaCCCGAAAAGTTTTTGTATAAACAAGAGGATATAGCTATTTTACATAGTTTCatttttggattatttttttattgtatataaTAGACATGATTCGAGATTAGCGATCAGAGAAAGTTCTATGATGTGGGAGAAATTTTCCtactcaatttttaaattttattaagTCATGTCCCCTGAAATATGTTGAAGAATTTATAGCTGTGCTTTTCCCTGAGAAAGAAAATTATTACAGTTCATTCTTACCTTAGTTTGGACGATTTCCATAATATTTTTGGAAAAccatatcataaaaaaaaaaagtttcattatCATCCATTCCATATCATTGTTTTAAAAgttattcttgaaaaattcttaaatATTTGAAGAGACATAAATAGaggttgaaaaaaatcattcgagATGAGGTATTCTAGGACTGTAGGTGATTCCTTAGTCTTACGTTCGACCTAAGCTTGGGATGATTATGTCGGATGAACATCAGTGTGGATTGCGTAAGACCAGTCGGTCAACTTCATAAATTTCATTCCAATTTTCTATTTACCGCACCACTGCATTATGTTTGTACGCATTGATGACCCAAATGTATAGTTAATTGAAATTTGTCCGTGTATATGACTGATTCTTGTAATATAATTATTAATACAATTCTTTTGGTTGTTATTTCATCCCAACACTTCACAGGTATtataaaaacatttaaaaaCTTCACTTTCGATCTTACAGCGcagattactctgtaatctgtggcttAAAATTAAACTGTTTTCTGTGCATTTGAGGTTACTGGAACAcagactgaaaaaaaatattagtcTATGTGCTCGACCTACTCTATGACctattttttgaatttgtcGTTTGGTCTAAGCTAAAGACTGATAAATTAACCATAACCAAGATCAAATGCAATTTTTGAGGGGCTCAAGAGAtaagttttcatttcagaagTCAAGGGTAGGGTTCTGCAGATACTCCGGGTTGAATgaatgtgctttatttcagaATTTGAAGACTTTGGTACAAGTAACTCTTTGAGAAGGTCAGATATATGTTCTCATCGTGCAAAGTTTGGAACATTTTTCCGTTTTCCGCCCATCATCAATTCAAGTCAGTTGCTGTATTGCAGTCAAAACTGACATAGTTGTTTTAGCCATCTGAAAAATAAATGGGCCTTGCTGTTCTTTCCAGCGTCATGGATATATCTACTCACCCTAACTAGAATGGTAAAATCATAGTCGATACCAAAAAAGCTGACAGTTAGAGGTTCCTTGGCATGTACCAAAAACATGGTATAACACGATTTATTCGATTTGTTCCATAAAAACCAGGGACAACTACACAAGTCACCGTAAAGATCATTAGACTAGAAAAATTCGTCTCGTCAATTTTGTAATTTTAACGATCACCACAACTGTTATGAGCGCAATAATAGTAATCCCttagaatgaaataaaatatgtttGATTCTGAATGGttaaatttatatttatattctgAAGACCCTTTTAATCTTAATTCAAAATGTTGGAAATTTTTCTCAACAATCAATGGGTTAATCCACTATTGCGCTTATATCCTTGAgtattctgatttttcaaaagtattctTTACCTCATCAATCAGATTTTGCGACACATTGATGAAGAGATATGCGATCACTAGGCATGTAGCAATGTTGACTAAAGATTTCATCATAACTTTGTGGCTCATGTTCTGTAATATATTTCATTATAATTACTTCAGTCAGAGGCaaaaataactcaaatttcagttcgaaaaatAGAGGATACTGTGGATTCCGCGAAAAGAAGTAAATTCATTTATCGAAACGCTTTTAAACACGGAAATACGTTTGATTTGGATTGAGCTCGAGTGTTCAGTAATCTCCTTCTTCTAGAATATAGATCAATTTTTGTCACAGAACTCACAGAGCACGTTCTCATAGACTTATAACAAATCATTAGTCTATGCCCGTTCTTCATTATTAAGTCTATGTTCTAGCCTGTTCTGTGGTTCTAGCTCTAATTATTATTCGATGATTTTTAACGGTGACACTCCAAGTGGACCAAATGCATTCAAATATTTGTGTCCTGTGGGTAATATTTCGATTGGCCTGAAATGTTTgctcaaattttgaaaataaagttgaatttcacttcaaattagaacaaaaataataaatggaaACACCCACTACACCCAGTAGAACAGCCTGCAATATCGAAAATAATGTTCAATTTCTGAGAAATAATATATATCTCACCATTTGAATGTTGTAATAGAAGGATGTAAAAAAAAGGACCACTACGAAGAAAACTGCTGGTAAATTTCTCCTCACAACTTGCGAAACAATTTTGTGACACCTTGAACAACATTAGAATTTCAAGAAATGCTTCACTTTTCTCTAGAAAGGTCAAGAATGAAAAGTAGAAAACTAATTTGATAAAAATTTTGTAACTATGATGATAGAAGCGTATTCTTATCTTTTGGTGTATTTGAAACATCTCGACGGCTTTTTAGACAATTAGTTTCTGAAACACGGGAACATTATTGAACCGAAtgttactgaaaaaaaaacacattcaaaatattctttcaGAAATACTTTTCAAGGAGAAATTTTAGCTTATCTGTAGAGATATGAATCATTCTTGACATGTTTGTTGGGAAAGAAactttaataatattaatattacgcTTTAATGTTTCGATGTTCCTGAATGCATCTTATCAGCGTTAGTTCCACGTATTTCTGGTATGCTCTATCTTCGTACCACATATCTTTCCTTCCGAAAATGTCTTCAATCGCCCTGATCCTTTCCCTCAAAATCCTTATGCTATAAGCGTTATCGCCAAGGATAGACATCATCATAAACAGAGGATTGCTAAAAGAAagagcaaaaaaaattttcagaaagagAACCATGCATTGGAAATATGGGTACCAAGGGGTACTCTCGATGTCGCCTACTAAATACAATATGCAGAAAAATTCCCTTATATCGCCTGTGATCGGCAAACAGATCAAACTGGCGAAAAGAAGCATAACCACCACTAAAATTCTTGTGTTTCTGAGGAATCTTATATCGTTTTGAATGTGCTGAGAAGTGTCAAATTCGGCATCCTCAAATGTCcacatttttttctttaaatccATCAGGTCAAAGTGAGCCTCCGACGACATCAATGCTTCGAAAATCATTATAAGTTCCTGAAATAGAAACGAAAATTATGGTACAATCCTTCAGTTTTGAATGGACGATAATATAGTATTCCACACAGACTCTCGTCTGTCAGAATTCTTGAACTTTTTAACAAATGTGGTATTTTCTTGTGAGATTCAACTCCGAGTTGTGCAATTTTCATCGATAAACACTGCCGCGGAATGTGTCAGATGAAACACTGttataattataatgaaaaaattcaaattgaaaattttcacatgCATTGGTCCACTTGACGTGTCCCGCTGAGAAGTCACAGAAATATATTAAAGTCAGGCGGAGGGtacatttttcttatttcttttgGCGGTGACGGTTTTCTGTGAGTGATATTCTAATGGATTTGAACCATAGAAATTATAACTTACTTATGTTAGGTTAGTATATCTATGATTTGAACTAATTTGGATTTTTTCGATATGACCAATTAATGTACTTACGAAGGATACCGTTAGAAGCATAAATGAGTTCTTAACCAAAAGATAAAAGTCCCAATGCAAAAAGAAATAAACGGCAGTCAGAAAAATGTTCAGAATCATTCCAGACATGGTGGCCATTGTTATTGCCCTTCCCATACAGCACATGTATATCCATTGAATGTCCATTGGACGTACAAAATGGACATGACGGACATCCATTGTACGTCCAGTTATGTACAATGTTTGGTCCAGAAAACGTCCGaccctcactggatttaacatcctat
The window above is part of the Coccinella septempunctata chromosome 8, icCocSept1.1, whole genome shotgun sequence genome. Proteins encoded here:
- the LOC123318447 gene encoding uncharacterized protein LOC123318447, translating into MIFEALMSSEAHFDLMDLKKKMWTFEDAEFDTSQHIQNDIRFLRNTRILVVVMLLFASLICLPITGDIREFFCILYLVGDIESTPWYPYFQCMVLFLKIFFALSFSNPLFMMMSILGDNAYSIRILRERIRAIEDIFGRKDMWYEDRAYQKYVELTLIRCIQEHRNIKACHKIVSQVVRRNLPAVFFVVVLFFTSFYYNIQMNMSHKVMMKSLVNIATCLVIAYLFINVSQNLIDESNDLYGDLCSCPWFLWNKSNKSCYTMFLVHAKEPLTVSFFGIDYDFTILVRMAKTTMSVLTAIQQLT